One genomic region from Jilunia laotingensis encodes:
- a CDS encoding aspartate ammonia-lyase: MEKNLSQETRIESDLIGSREVPESALYGVQTLRGIENFSISKFHLNEYPLFINALAITKMGAAIANFDLGLLTEEQADAILKACKEIIDGQHHEQFPVDMIQGGAGTTTNMNANEVIANRALELMGHKRGEYQYCSPNDHVNRSQSTNDAYPTAIHIGLYYTHLKLKKHYDELIAAFRKKAEEFAHVIKMGRTQLEDAVPMTLGQTFNGFASILQDEVRNLDFAAQDFLTVNMGATAIGTGITAEPEYAEKCIAALKKITGLDIKLAEDLVGATSDTSSMVGYSSAMRRIAVKMNKICNDLRLLASGPRCGLGEINLPAMQPGSSIMPGKVNPVIPEVMNQIDYKVIGNDLCVAMSGEAAQMELNAMEPVMAQCCFESADLLMNGFDTLRTLCIDGITANEETCRRHVHDSIGVVTALNPVIGYKNSTKIAKEALETGKGVYELVLEHDILSKKDLDTILKPENMIRPVKLDIKPNK; the protein is encoded by the coding sequence ATGGAAAAGAACTTGTCACAAGAAACTCGCATTGAAAGCGATCTTATTGGAAGTCGTGAAGTGCCTGAGAGCGCTTTATATGGTGTACAAACTCTCAGGGGAATAGAAAATTTTAGTATCAGTAAGTTCCATCTGAATGAGTACCCCTTATTCATCAATGCGCTTGCCATTACCAAAATGGGGGCTGCCATTGCCAATTTTGACTTGGGCCTGTTGACGGAAGAGCAAGCCGATGCTATTCTAAAAGCTTGTAAAGAGATTATTGACGGCCAGCACCACGAACAATTTCCTGTAGATATGATTCAGGGAGGTGCAGGCACCACTACAAATATGAATGCGAACGAGGTTATTGCCAACCGTGCCCTTGAATTGATGGGACACAAACGGGGAGAATATCAGTATTGTTCGCCCAACGATCATGTGAATCGTTCTCAATCTACCAATGATGCCTATCCGACGGCTATACATATCGGCCTGTATTATACTCATCTTAAATTGAAGAAACATTACGATGAACTGATTGCTGCTTTCCGCAAGAAAGCGGAAGAATTTGCACATGTCATCAAGATGGGACGTACGCAACTTGAAGATGCCGTACCTATGACATTGGGACAAACGTTCAATGGCTTTGCAAGTATTTTGCAGGATGAAGTCAGGAATCTAGATTTTGCCGCACAAGATTTCTTGACGGTCAATATGGGAGCTACGGCTATCGGAACGGGAATTACTGCCGAACCCGAATATGCCGAAAAATGTATTGCAGCACTGAAGAAGATAACCGGATTGGATATCAAATTGGCTGAGGATCTGGTAGGAGCTACTTCAGATACTTCCAGCATGGTGGGATATTCTTCGGCAATGCGTCGTATAGCGGTAAAGATGAATAAGATATGTAACGATTTGCGTTTATTGGCTTCCGGTCCGCGTTGCGGATTGGGTGAGATTAACCTTCCTGCCATGCAGCCCGGTTCTTCCATTATGCCCGGTAAGGTGAATCCAGTTATTCCGGAGGTGATGAACCAGATTGATTACAAGGTGATCGGTAACGACCTTTGTGTAGCTATGAGTGGTGAGGCTGCGCAAATGGAGCTTAATGCTATGGAGCCTGTGATGGCTCAGTGTTGTTTCGAATCGGCAGACTTATTGATGAATGGCTTCGATACGCTTCGTACTTTGTGTATTGACGGCATTACTGCCAATGAAGAAACTTGCCGCCGCCATGTGCATGATAGTATTGGCGTGGTTACCGCATTGAATCCGGTGATCGGTTACAAGAATTCTACGAAGATAGCCAAAGAAGCTCTTGAGACGGGCAAGGGAGTATACGAACTGGTATTGGAACATGATATACTTTCCAAAAAAGATTTGGATACTATCTTGAAACCGGAGAATATGATTCGTCCGGTGAAACTGGATATTAAACCGAACAAGTAG
- a CDS encoding anaerobic C4-dicarboxylate transporter family protein produces the protein MILQLAFVLTAIIIGARLGGIGLGVMGGVGLAILTFGFGLQPTAPPIDVMLMIAAVISAASCMQAAGGLDYMVKLAERLLRKNPSHVTILSPIVTYLFTFIAGTGHVAYSVLPVIAEVATETKIRPERPLGIAVIASQQAITASPISAATVALLGLLAGFDITLFDILKITIPATIIGVLVGAFFSMRVGKELVDDPEYQKRVAEGLIKDQKIKINDVQNKRHALISVLIFILATVFIVCFGSIEGMRPSFYIDGETVTLGMSSIIEIVMLSAAALILLFTKTDGMKATQGSVFPAGMQAVIAIFGIAWMGDTFLQGNMGELTQSIEGLVRQMPWLFGIALFIMSILLYSQAATVRALMPLGIALGISPYMLIAMYPAVNGYFFIPNYPTVVAAINFDRTGTTKIGRYVLNHSFMMPGLVATVVAIALGLLFIQIY, from the coding sequence ATGATACTACAATTAGCATTTGTACTGACAGCAATTATTATCGGTGCCCGTTTAGGAGGCATCGGATTGGGAGTAATGGGAGGCGTAGGATTAGCAATACTTACTTTCGGATTCGGATTGCAGCCTACCGCCCCTCCTATCGACGTAATGTTGATGATTGCCGCTGTCATATCGGCAGCTTCATGCATGCAAGCAGCCGGAGGACTGGATTACATGGTGAAACTCGCTGAAAGGCTATTACGCAAAAATCCTTCACATGTCACCATTCTAAGCCCGATTGTCACTTATCTTTTCACGTTCATAGCGGGAACGGGGCACGTGGCCTATTCTGTACTTCCCGTCATCGCTGAAGTAGCCACCGAAACAAAAATCCGTCCGGAAAGACCGCTCGGTATCGCTGTCATCGCTTCACAACAAGCGATTACGGCCAGCCCGATTTCTGCAGCCACAGTTGCATTGTTAGGATTACTGGCTGGATTCGACATCACATTGTTCGACATCCTGAAAATTACCATTCCTGCCACCATCATCGGGGTATTGGTAGGTGCTTTCTTCTCCATGCGGGTCGGCAAAGAGCTGGTGGACGATCCGGAATACCAAAAGCGTGTAGCGGAAGGGCTTATCAAAGACCAGAAAATAAAGATCAATGATGTTCAGAACAAACGCCACGCACTGATTTCAGTCCTTATCTTTATACTAGCAACTGTATTCATCGTATGTTTCGGGTCAATCGAAGGAATGCGTCCTTCATTTTATATCGATGGAGAAACTGTCACTCTAGGTATGTCCTCCATTATAGAAATTGTGATGTTGAGTGCCGCAGCATTGATTCTGCTGTTTACCAAGACCGATGGGATGAAAGCTACGCAAGGTTCTGTATTTCCAGCAGGAATGCAAGCCGTTATTGCCATTTTCGGTATCGCATGGATGGGTGACACATTCCTTCAGGGGAATATGGGAGAGCTGACGCAATCTATTGAGGGACTGGTAAGACAGATGCCGTGGTTATTCGGTATCGCACTTTTTATCATGTCCATTCTTCTATATAGCCAAGCCGCAACTGTCCGGGCATTAATGCCGTTGGGCATCGCATTAGGGATTTCCCCTTATATGCTCATTGCCATGTACCCGGCTGTAAACGGCTATTTCTTTATCCCGAATTACCCGACAGTAGTGGCGGCTATCAATTTTGACCGTACCGGCACAACAAAAATCGGGCGATATGTGTTGAATCATTCCTTTATGATGCCGGGACTTGTTGCCACCGTAGTGGCGATCGCTTTGGGATTACTGTTTATACAAATCTATTAA
- the gldM gene encoding gliding motility protein GldM, which yields MSFGTQTPRQKMINLMYIVLMALLALNVSSDVLRGFTLVDESLTRSTSNSAEQNQSLYKALAEYMEKNPEKVGPWYEKAMHVRRMSDSLYVFVGDLKAKINESSQEDLEAASHVMFAPSTGKGKELAKSISTYKSEILAQIEDPVQKKIITDNFTLNIPRLFEGTPVAAAVTLLTKLQSDIRYAEGEVLHTLTKDIDVRDVRVNQVNAYVIPSSQNIVRGGKLSAQIILAAVDTTQRPAVFIGEKQLPEEAHGWYETVCNSTGEFNLTGYLELNQGNGEILRRDFSQKYTVVEPSATVSATLMNVLYAGYDNPISISVPGVPNGQVQATIANGNGTLKRVGNGYVAHPTAIGKEAVIRVTATMDGRTQVMGDYSYRVRQLPDPSPFIEYKDANGSLKRYRGGSGLSKAVLMNTDGIVAAIDDGLLNIDFQVLGFETTFFDNMGNAVPEVSSSANFSSRQKDMFRRLSRGKRFYISRVRAKGPDGVERLLPTTLEVIVN from the coding sequence ATGAGTTTTGGAACACAGACACCGCGCCAGAAGATGATCAACCTTATGTATATCGTCTTGATGGCATTGCTGGCACTCAACGTCTCATCGGATGTGTTGCGTGGCTTCACCCTCGTGGATGAAAGTCTGACACGTTCTACCTCCAATTCTGCCGAGCAGAACCAGTCTTTGTACAAGGCACTTGCAGAATATATGGAGAAGAATCCTGAAAAGGTAGGTCCGTGGTATGAGAAGGCAATGCATGTTCGGCGGATGTCTGATTCACTGTATGTTTTTGTAGGAGACCTGAAAGCTAAGATAAACGAATCAAGCCAGGAAGATTTGGAAGCTGCTTCTCATGTGATGTTTGCACCTAGTACAGGAAAGGGCAAAGAACTTGCCAAGAGCATTAGTACATATAAAAGTGAGATTTTGGCACAGATTGAAGATCCGGTGCAGAAAAAGATTATCACTGATAATTTTACGCTGAATATTCCTCGCCTTTTTGAGGGGACTCCTGTTGCTGCTGCGGTTACTTTACTTACCAAGTTGCAGAGCGACATACGTTATGCCGAAGGTGAAGTGCTTCACACTTTGACTAAGGATATAGATGTGCGTGACGTACGTGTCAATCAGGTTAATGCCTATGTCATTCCAAGTTCGCAGAACATAGTACGCGGTGGAAAATTGAGTGCCCAGATTATTCTTGCAGCGGTAGATACCACTCAGCGTCCTGCCGTATTTATAGGAGAAAAGCAACTGCCGGAAGAAGCGCACGGATGGTACGAAACGGTTTGTAACAGTACCGGTGAGTTTAATCTGACTGGTTATTTGGAATTGAATCAAGGCAATGGTGAAATATTACGCCGTGATTTCTCGCAAAAGTATACGGTGGTCGAGCCTTCTGCGACGGTTTCTGCTACATTGATGAATGTTCTGTATGCCGGATACGATAACCCGATCAGCATTTCCGTTCCGGGTGTACCCAATGGTCAGGTACAAGCGACCATCGCCAATGGAAACGGAACCTTGAAGCGGGTGGGCAATGGGTATGTAGCCCATCCTACGGCAATAGGTAAGGAGGCAGTGATACGTGTCACGGCTACGATGGATGGAAGAACACAAGTGATGGGAGATTATTCTTATCGTGTGCGTCAACTTCCCGACCCTTCTCCATTTATAGAATATAAGGATGCCAACGGGAGTTTGAAAAGATATCGTGGAGGCAGTGGTTTATCGAAAGCGGTGTTGATGAATACGGATGGAATCGTTGCCGCTATCGATGATGGTCTGTTGAATATCGATTTTCAGGTTCTTGGTTTTGAAACGACTTTCTTTGATAATATGGGAAATGCGGTGCCGGAAGTTTCTTCAAGTGCCAATTTTTCTTCCCGGCAGAAAGATATGTTCCGCCGTTTGTCACGCGGAAAACGTTTCTATATTTCAAGGGTGCGTGCCAAAGGACCGGATGGGGTAGAACGTTTGCTGCCTACTACGTTGGAAGTGATAGTAAATTAA
- a CDS encoding porin family protein yields the protein MKKIISVLLLAVCLGMAMPAQAQLKWGVKGGVNLAKVTGDDTDWKDKMGGFFIGPMAEFTIPVVGLGVDGALLFSQKGIKSDADGLKQVGLDIPVNLKYNIGLGSLLGVYVAAGPDFFFDFKSKEPGFDKKRAMVGINVGAGVKLIKHLQVGFNYNIPLGKSGDVTFADGVGAVFSKSEGYKTKTWQISAAYIF from the coding sequence ATGAAAAAGATTATTAGTGTATTGCTTTTAGCCGTATGTTTAGGTATGGCTATGCCTGCTCAGGCACAACTTAAGTGGGGTGTTAAAGGTGGTGTAAACTTGGCTAAAGTGACAGGTGACGATACGGATTGGAAGGATAAAATGGGTGGCTTCTTCATCGGCCCGATGGCGGAATTTACGATTCCTGTCGTTGGATTGGGCGTAGACGGTGCTTTGCTGTTTTCTCAGAAAGGAATTAAGTCCGATGCGGATGGACTGAAACAGGTAGGTCTCGACATTCCTGTCAATTTGAAATATAACATCGGTTTAGGTAGTCTGTTAGGTGTTTATGTGGCTGCCGGTCCTGACTTCTTCTTTGACTTTAAGAGCAAAGAACCGGGCTTTGATAAAAAACGTGCAATGGTCGGTATAAACGTAGGTGCCGGTGTGAAACTGATCAAACATCTGCAAGTAGGCTTCAACTACAACATTCCATTGGGTAAATCCGGTGATGTGACTTTTGCTGACGGAGTAGGTGCTGTTTTCTCTAAATCAGAAGGTTATAAGACTAAAACTTGGCAGATTTCCGCTGCTTATATTTTCTAA
- the gldL gene encoding gliding motility protein GldL, with amino-acid sequence MGYRDNKRSLRQKMQDLMSTPKGQTVMNYAYNWGASIVIMGTLFKLTHLPGANFMLFAGMGTEVLIFFISAFDLSGVKREPSNEGVSVPMGGGVMSAVGTVVASNDQVAQTSEGNIPSGNVVAGGGGPSIVVVQGGSPVQSGGTVSAGTPMQTNVAAGTMAQPGGVVMTGQPGGAPITPEMEEATTAYLEQLKAMTEMLSRCTEQAQSVSQDTEQMNNLSKNLAGINAIYEMQLRSVSTQIGTIDQVHEQTRRMARQIEELNEVYARMLQAMTSNK; translated from the coding sequence ATGGGATACAGGGATAATAAAAGAAGCCTGCGTCAGAAAATGCAGGATTTAATGTCGACTCCTAAGGGGCAGACAGTCATGAACTATGCATACAACTGGGGAGCATCTATCGTAATCATGGGTACGCTTTTCAAACTGACACATCTACCGGGGGCGAATTTCATGTTGTTCGCCGGGATGGGTACGGAAGTCCTGATCTTCTTTATTTCAGCTTTCGACCTTTCAGGGGTGAAAAGAGAGCCAAGTAACGAAGGGGTATCGGTTCCTATGGGAGGCGGTGTGATGTCTGCTGTCGGTACGGTAGTTGCAAGCAATGATCAAGTGGCACAAACGTCGGAGGGAAATATCCCATCCGGTAATGTAGTTGCCGGTGGTGGTGGGCCTTCTATCGTTGTTGTTCAGGGAGGTAGCCCTGTACAAAGCGGAGGCACGGTTTCCGCAGGTACACCCATGCAAACAAATGTTGCTGCCGGAACGATGGCTCAACCGGGTGGAGTGGTGATGACCGGACAACCTGGTGGCGCACCCATTACGCCGGAAATGGAAGAAGCTACGACGGCTTATCTGGAGCAACTGAAAGCAATGACTGAAATGTTGTCCCGCTGTACCGAACAGGCACAGAGCGTTTCACAGGATACTGAGCAGATGAATAACCTGAGCAAGAACCTTGCCGGCATTAATGCTATTTATGAAATGCAGTTGCGCAGTGTCAGCACGCAAATAGGTACTATTGACCAGGTACACGAACAGACGCGCAGAATGGCTCGTCAGATTGAAGAATTAAACGAAGTATATGCCCGCATGTTGCAGGCCATGACTTCTAATAAATAA
- a CDS encoding PorP/SprF family type IX secretion system membrane protein, whose product MNRFCLIFILFSLALLSPLKVKAQYDVHFNQYWGLKGFYNPAWAGQTDKLNISGTYSMQMMGFTRAPRTMFFGADMPFSLFNKKHGAGAGFFSDAVGLFRNQRTWLQYSYKHQFRKSKSRLGIGIQVGIINVAFDPTDINLGEVDDDPAFPKQEESGTSLDFGVGAFYSHPKFYVGFSGQHLTMPTLELGTTEAGTTSKIKIDPMVYFTGGYNIQTRNPLVSIQPSMLLQSDFSSMRLDMTGRVMYTFSERVFVGGLTYSPGISFTFSLGATIRGITVGYAYELYTSKIGVASGSHDLMVSYAMDINLFKKSKNKHKSVRIL is encoded by the coding sequence ATGAATCGGTTCTGTCTTATATTTATTCTCTTCTCTCTGGCTTTACTCTCTCCTCTGAAAGTCAAGGCGCAGTATGATGTACACTTCAATCAGTACTGGGGGTTGAAGGGCTTTTATAATCCCGCTTGGGCAGGACAAACTGACAAACTCAATATTAGTGGAACTTATTCCATGCAGATGATGGGGTTCACCCGCGCTCCCCGGACAATGTTCTTCGGGGCGGATATGCCTTTCTCTCTTTTCAATAAAAAACATGGAGCCGGTGCAGGCTTTTTCAGCGATGCTGTCGGACTGTTTCGCAATCAGCGCACCTGGCTGCAATATTCTTATAAACATCAGTTCCGTAAAAGTAAAAGCAGGCTAGGTATTGGGATACAGGTCGGAATAATCAATGTTGCTTTTGATCCCACGGATATAAATCTTGGTGAAGTGGACGATGATCCGGCTTTTCCAAAGCAAGAGGAGAGCGGTACGTCGTTGGATTTTGGGGTAGGTGCGTTTTACTCCCATCCCAAGTTTTATGTGGGGTTTTCGGGCCAACATCTCACTATGCCCACATTGGAACTGGGAACCACAGAGGCTGGAACAACCAGTAAAATAAAGATTGATCCAATGGTTTATTTCACTGGCGGATACAATATTCAGACACGTAATCCGTTAGTTTCCATACAACCATCGATGTTATTGCAGAGTGATTTTTCCTCCATGAGGCTCGATATGACGGGGCGCGTAATGTATACTTTTAGTGAAAGAGTATTTGTAGGCGGGTTGACTTATTCTCCGGGAATATCTTTTACATTTAGTTTGGGAGCCACTATTCGAGGAATAACCGTTGGATATGCTTACGAGCTTTATACTTCTAAAATCGGGGTGGCAAGTGGTAGTCATGATCTGATGGTCAGTTATGCAATGGATATCAATTTGTTTAAGAAAAGTAAGAATAAACATAAGAGTGTACGAATCTTATAA
- a CDS encoding formylglycine-generating enzyme family protein, which translates to MKSKNCIVVTLLVALLSSCMGRMAGGGSGAPGGEVIGASATAWNEPAPYGMVLIKRGSLKMGPETQDSLWGAPVPTKEISVESFWMDETEVTVAEYKQFIYWVRDSIIRERLADPAYGGNELFKIEEDKEGNPIKPHLNWSKPIPWKKPTEDEQMAIQSVYRKHPIDGTTMLDASQMNYYYEIFDYVEAAKRRNRLNAADRNKNTDISVNPEEVIMISKDTAYIDDDGRIINRTITRPLSSEWDFLNSYIINIYPDTTCWVNDFPNANNESYMRLYFNHPSYNENPVVGVSWEQANAFCAWRTNYLLAGLKGQARFIQRYRLPSEAEWEFAARGRDGNKYPWADEETKDEKGCYKANYKPGKGDYTKDGNLITTRVGAYSANSNGLYDMAGNVSEWTSTVYTESGILSMSDFNPDLQYNAAIEDPYRMKKKVVRGGSWKDVNAFIRSDARTPEYQNEQRSYIGFRCVRTQVGYNRKGR; encoded by the coding sequence ATGAAGAGTAAAAACTGTATAGTAGTGACGTTGCTGGTCGCATTGCTTTCTTCTTGTATGGGACGCATGGCAGGAGGTGGTTCCGGTGCGCCCGGTGGGGAGGTGATAGGGGCCAGTGCTACGGCATGGAATGAACCTGCACCTTACGGTATGGTGCTGATAAAACGAGGCTCTCTTAAAATGGGACCGGAAACGCAGGATTCACTTTGGGGAGCGCCTGTTCCGACGAAAGAGATCTCTGTGGAGTCATTCTGGATGGATGAGACTGAAGTTACGGTGGCCGAATACAAGCAGTTTATTTATTGGGTTCGCGATTCTATCATACGTGAGCGTCTCGCAGATCCTGCCTACGGAGGCAACGAGCTATTTAAAATAGAAGAAGACAAGGAAGGTAATCCCATTAAGCCACATCTTAACTGGTCGAAGCCTATTCCTTGGAAGAAGCCTACTGAAGACGAACAGATGGCTATCCAGAGCGTATACAGGAAACATCCGATTGATGGAACTACGATGCTGGATGCTTCTCAAATGAACTATTATTATGAGATTTTTGACTATGTGGAAGCTGCAAAACGTCGGAATCGCCTGAATGCCGCTGATCGTAATAAGAATACGGATATCAGCGTGAATCCGGAAGAAGTGATTATGATCTCCAAAGATACGGCCTATATCGATGATGACGGACGTATTATTAACCGTACGATAACTCGTCCGCTATCCAGCGAGTGGGATTTTCTCAATAGTTATATAATTAACATTTATCCTGATACGACTTGTTGGGTAAACGATTTTCCGAATGCTAACAATGAATCGTACATGCGCCTTTATTTCAATCACCCGAGCTATAATGAAAATCCGGTAGTCGGTGTAAGTTGGGAGCAAGCCAATGCATTCTGTGCATGGCGTACCAATTACCTGCTTGCCGGGCTGAAAGGACAAGCCCGCTTTATCCAGCGTTATCGTTTGCCTTCCGAGGCTGAATGGGAATTTGCGGCAAGGGGACGTGACGGGAACAAGTATCCGTGGGCGGATGAAGAGACGAAAGATGAAAAAGGATGTTACAAAGCCAACTATAAACCCGGTAAGGGGGATTACACAAAAGACGGTAATCTGATAACGACCCGCGTCGGTGCTTATTCTGCGAATTCAAACGGATTGTATGATATGGCTGGTAATGTCTCGGAATGGACTTCGACAGTTTATACCGAATCGGGTATTTTATCAATGAGTGATTTCAACCCCGACCTGCAATACAATGCTGCTATTGAAGACCCGTACAGGATGAAAAAGAAGGTGGTTCGCGGTGGATCGTGGAAAGATGTGAATGCATTTATCCGTTCCGATGCCCGAACACCCGAATATCAGAATGAACAACGGTCTTATATCGGTTTCAGGTGCGTACGTACACAGGTTGGTTATAATAGAAAAGGAAGATAA
- the gldN gene encoding gliding motility protein GldN: MMKRKISIAVGVVMLLGILPAWAQPKARAAKEEAKNPKQEMSVRAQSRYPHAKALPQDLIWTREVYRILDMKKEENGALYYPVEPIGDRMNLFSLIFKLLAQKKIPAYEYLLDGTERLTSDNEIKFKDVLDRFSIYYEQKKLKERKDSVLVIDNSDVPSAYVLSYFVKEVWYFDQRTSTYNSMITALCPVYHRQDDFSMEPVKLPMFWIDYQDLAPHLTSAMIMASNFNNVANRSMDDFFVSHQYSGDIYKTTNLQNRPLAEYCKTDSAMIKEQKKIEAELVSFEKSLYGSDTLSVAKEKVVVKEKASSKKAAKEATEETSANEEVATPVEVKTNSKKKGREKSTSTVRKSGGSKRESAAPKASVRRQRR; this comes from the coding sequence ATGATGAAACGTAAGATTAGTATAGCTGTGGGTGTGGTCATGTTACTGGGGATACTCCCTGCATGGGCGCAACCGAAGGCCCGCGCAGCCAAAGAAGAGGCAAAGAACCCGAAGCAGGAAATGTCTGTTCGGGCTCAGAGCCGGTATCCTCATGCCAAAGCACTTCCGCAGGATCTGATTTGGACACGTGAGGTGTATCGTATATTGGATATGAAGAAAGAAGAAAATGGTGCCCTCTATTATCCTGTAGAACCCATTGGTGACCGGATGAATCTTTTCTCTCTTATCTTTAAGTTGCTGGCTCAAAAGAAAATTCCTGCATATGAATATCTTTTGGATGGAACTGAGCGGCTAACTTCCGATAATGAGATCAAGTTCAAGGATGTACTCGACCGTTTCAGCATCTATTATGAGCAAAAGAAGCTGAAGGAGCGTAAGGACAGCGTTCTCGTCATCGATAACAGTGATGTTCCTTCGGCTTATGTCCTGAGCTATTTCGTTAAGGAGGTGTGGTATTTCGATCAACGGACTTCCACTTACAATTCCATGATAACGGCTTTATGTCCGGTCTACCATCGTCAGGATGATTTTAGTATGGAGCCTGTCAAGTTGCCTATGTTCTGGATTGATTATCAGGATTTGGCTCCTCATCTGACTAGTGCCATGATAATGGCGAGCAATTTTAACAATGTAGCCAATCGTAGTATGGATGATTTCTTTGTAAGTCATCAATATAGTGGTGATATCTACAAAACAACCAATCTTCAAAACCGTCCGTTGGCTGAATATTGCAAGACGGATAGTGCAATGATAAAGGAACAAAAGAAGATCGAAGCAGAATTAGTGAGTTTCGAAAAGAGCCTTTATGGTTCGGATACACTGTCTGTTGCAAAAGAAAAAGTGGTTGTGAAGGAAAAAGCATCTTCTAAAAAAGCTGCGAAAGAAGCCACAGAAGAAACGTCCGCAAATGAGGAAGTTGCTACACCGGTGGAAGTAAAAACTAACTCAAAGAAGAAAGGACGTGAAAAATCGACCTCGACTGTTCGTAAGAGTGGTGGCTCCAAACGTGAGTCGGCTGCACCAAAAGCGTCCGTTCGCAGGCAAAGAAGGTAA